A region from the Vibrio sp. SS-MA-C1-2 genome encodes:
- the lpxD gene encoding UDP-3-O-(3-hydroxymyristoyl)glucosamine N-acyltransferase: MVDITLAALAETIGAELRGDGSVVVGSLAGTDKAQAGQITFLSSSKYREKLSECKASAIILKPADAEFFAGNVLIMNDPYLGYALTAQALDTTPKPAQDIAPSAVIAEDATLGENVSIGANAVIESGAVLGDDVIVGAGCFIGQNAQLGARTKLWANVSVYHNVVLGSDCLVQSSTVLGADGFGYANNRGKWVKIPQLGTVRIGNNVEIGASTTIDRGALDDTIIADNVIIDNQCQIAHNVNIGQGTAVAGSTVMAGSLTVGQHCFIGGASVFNGHMSIADGVTVTGMAMVMRPITEPGVYSSGIPLQTNKEWRKTAARVLKIDDMHKRLKRVEKQLDND, encoded by the coding sequence ATGGTTGATATCACATTAGCAGCATTGGCAGAAACAATTGGCGCTGAGCTACGTGGCGACGGTTCCGTTGTTGTTGGTTCACTTGCTGGTACAGATAAAGCACAAGCTGGACAAATTACATTTCTCTCAAGCAGTAAATATCGAGAGAAACTATCTGAATGTAAAGCTTCGGCGATCATCTTGAAACCAGCAGATGCTGAGTTTTTTGCTGGTAATGTGTTAATCATGAATGACCCTTATTTAGGTTATGCATTGACGGCTCAAGCATTAGACACTACGCCAAAACCTGCTCAAGATATCGCACCTTCTGCGGTTATCGCTGAAGATGCAACGTTGGGTGAAAATGTTTCAATTGGTGCGAATGCTGTGATTGAATCTGGTGCCGTACTGGGTGATGACGTGATTGTCGGAGCGGGTTGTTTTATTGGTCAGAATGCACAACTGGGTGCGAGAACCAAATTATGGGCAAACGTCTCTGTTTATCACAACGTGGTGTTAGGCAGTGACTGTTTAGTACAATCGAGCACAGTATTGGGTGCTGATGGTTTTGGTTATGCTAATAATCGTGGTAAGTGGGTTAAAATTCCACAACTTGGAACGGTTAGAATTGGTAATAATGTCGAAATTGGTGCCAGTACAACCATTGACCGTGGCGCATTAGATGACACGATTATTGCTGATAACGTTATTATCGATAATCAGTGCCAAATTGCCCATAATGTAAATATTGGTCAAGGTACTGCAGTGGCGGGATCGACGGTAATGGCTGGCAGTTTAACCGTAGGACAACACTGTTTTATTGGTGGAGCTAGTGTCTTTAATGGTCATATGTCGATTGCCGATGGTGTCACGGTTACAGGTATGGCGATGGTGATGCGTCCAATCACTGAACCGGGTGTATACTCTTCGGGCATTCCATTACAAACTAATAAAGAGTGGCGTAAAACAGCGGCGCGCGTGTTGAAGATTGATGATATGCATAAGCGTCTTAAACGTGTTGAAAAACAGCTCGATAATGATTAA
- a CDS encoding OmpH family outer membrane protein gives MNKFLKAASVGLIILSASAYANAAEAAQKVGYVNIQAVFQQLPQREAVSKKLRAEFKDRIDELKRMETDIKGKVDKLKRDGQLMSATDRTNAQRAIVSLESDYKLKAKALDEDNRRRQNEERQKLLMEIQTAVGKVAQQDGYDLVVDAQTVLYAKPADDLSKKVIEEVK, from the coding sequence TTGAATAAATTTTTAAAAGCAGCAAGTGTTGGGTTAATTATTTTATCAGCTTCAGCATACGCAAATGCGGCAGAAGCAGCGCAAAAAGTGGGCTATGTCAATATTCAAGCTGTTTTCCAGCAGTTGCCTCAACGTGAAGCTGTGTCTAAAAAACTACGTGCTGAGTTTAAAGATCGTATTGATGAACTAAAACGCATGGAAACAGACATCAAAGGTAAGGTTGATAAACTAAAACGTGATGGTCAGTTAATGAGTGCCACCGACCGCACTAATGCACAGCGTGCTATTGTCTCTCTTGAGTCTGATTATAAACTGAAAGCAAAAGCTTTAGATGAAGATAACCGTCGTCGTCAAAATGAAGAGCGTCAGAAGCTACTCATGGAAATTCAGACTGCAGTGGGTAAAGTTGCTCAACAAGATGGTTATGATCTAGTGGTTGATGCACAAACAGTGCTATACGCAAAACCTGCGGATGATCTTTCTAAGAAAGTTATCGAAGAAGTTAAGTAA